One window from the genome of Pyxicephalus adspersus chromosome 6, UCB_Pads_2.0, whole genome shotgun sequence encodes:
- the LOC140334143 gene encoding proteinase-activated receptor 1-like isoform X1 gives MAPSTSSMLGGKRNSRMMRDRIKRRSGVIEGSAGKKGNNSFDPKTFFIPEGFDDEFEEFPEDAIDNLDDFADDTVDASGEESGSEPTLPRTRSIVKEGRNNVTKQVHLYLTSPFLTRFVPSVYTLVFIVALPLNVMAVIIFLFKMKVRKPAIVYMLNLAVADVLFVSLLPFNIAYRFAGNDWYFGPGMCRFVTVAFYFNMYCSILLMTSISVDRFLAVVYPMHSLSWRTMSRAWMVCILIWIVSIASSTPLFMIEQTKHIALLGITTCHDVQDLKDLRGFYLYYFTTFIMVFFVLPLIITTICYISIICTLSSSSIENSCKKTRALILAIVVLCVFIICFGPSNILFLIHYLYFSHGDNQCLYFVYIVCACISSVNCCLDPIIYYYGSSQCQKYLYSLVCCKKLDDPISSSAHLMSNASKNETGVSTAKNSVYRKLLT, from the coding sequence gtaACAACAGTTTCGAtccaaaaaccttttttattccCGAAGGTTTTGATGATGAATTTGAAGAATTTCCAGAAGATGCAATCGATAACTTGGATGATTTTGCAGATGATACAGTGGATGCATCTGGAGAAGAATCAGGATCGGAGCCCACACTTCCTCGCACCCGTAGTATAGTAAAAGAAGGAAGAAACAATGTTACAAAGCAGGTTCATCTGTATTTGACAAGCCCGTTTTTGACCAGATTTGTGCCGTCGGTGTACACCTTGGTATTCATTGTGGCGCTTCCTCTAAATGTCATGGCAGTCATAATATTCTTGTTTAAAATGAAGGTCAGGAAGCCAGCTATTGTCTACATGCTGAACCTTGCCGTGGCTGACGTCCTCTTCGTCAGTCTTCTACCTTTCAACATTGCATACCGATTTGCAGGAAACGATTGGTACTTTGGACCTGGAATGTGTCGATTTGTCACTGTAGCATTTTACTTTAACATGTACTGCTCCATCCTGCTTATGACAAGTATAAGCGTGGACCGGTTCCTGGCAGTCGTTTATCCAATGCATTCGCTTTCATGGCGCACAATGAGTAGAGCCTGGATGGTCTGCATCCTTATCTGGATCGTGTCCATTGCAAGCAGCACTCCTCTTTTTATGATTGAGCAGACTAAACACATTGCCTTGCTTGGAATCACCACCTGCCATGATGTACAAGACCTGAAGGACCTCCGGGGATTTTACCTGTACTATTTTACCACTTTCATCATGGTTTTCTTTGTGTTACCGCTAATCATTACAACTATCTGTTATATCAGCATTATTTGTACCTTAAGCAGTTCAAGCATCGAAAACTCGTGTAAGAAAACCCGAGCCTTAATCTTGGCCATCGTGGTGCTTTGTGTTTTCATCATATGCTTTGGGCCGAGCAATATCCTCTTCCTAATACATTACTTGTACTTCAGCCATGGAGACAACCAGTGTCTGTACTTTGTCTATATTGTGTGTGCCTGCATTAGCAGTGTCAATTGCTGTCTGGACCCCATTATATATTACTATGGCTCCAGCCAGTGTCAGAAGTATTTGTATAGTTTGGTGTGTTGTAAGAAGTTGGACGATCCTATAAGCAGCAGTGCTCACCTAATGAGCAATGCAAGTAAAAATGAGACGGGTGTCAGCACTGCAAAAAATAGTGTCTACCGTAAACTTCTGACCTAA
- the LOC140334143 gene encoding proteinase-activated receptor 1-like isoform X2, with translation MGYTRISVLCLLGLLAVLGAVQCKPHNRGNNSFDPKTFFIPEGFDDEFEEFPEDAIDNLDDFADDTVDASGEESGSEPTLPRTRSIVKEGRNNVTKQVHLYLTSPFLTRFVPSVYTLVFIVALPLNVMAVIIFLFKMKVRKPAIVYMLNLAVADVLFVSLLPFNIAYRFAGNDWYFGPGMCRFVTVAFYFNMYCSILLMTSISVDRFLAVVYPMHSLSWRTMSRAWMVCILIWIVSIASSTPLFMIEQTKHIALLGITTCHDVQDLKDLRGFYLYYFTTFIMVFFVLPLIITTICYISIICTLSSSSIENSCKKTRALILAIVVLCVFIICFGPSNILFLIHYLYFSHGDNQCLYFVYIVCACISSVNCCLDPIIYYYGSSQCQKYLYSLVCCKKLDDPISSSAHLMSNASKNETGVSTAKNSVYRKLLT, from the coding sequence gtaACAACAGTTTCGAtccaaaaaccttttttattccCGAAGGTTTTGATGATGAATTTGAAGAATTTCCAGAAGATGCAATCGATAACTTGGATGATTTTGCAGATGATACAGTGGATGCATCTGGAGAAGAATCAGGATCGGAGCCCACACTTCCTCGCACCCGTAGTATAGTAAAAGAAGGAAGAAACAATGTTACAAAGCAGGTTCATCTGTATTTGACAAGCCCGTTTTTGACCAGATTTGTGCCGTCGGTGTACACCTTGGTATTCATTGTGGCGCTTCCTCTAAATGTCATGGCAGTCATAATATTCTTGTTTAAAATGAAGGTCAGGAAGCCAGCTATTGTCTACATGCTGAACCTTGCCGTGGCTGACGTCCTCTTCGTCAGTCTTCTACCTTTCAACATTGCATACCGATTTGCAGGAAACGATTGGTACTTTGGACCTGGAATGTGTCGATTTGTCACTGTAGCATTTTACTTTAACATGTACTGCTCCATCCTGCTTATGACAAGTATAAGCGTGGACCGGTTCCTGGCAGTCGTTTATCCAATGCATTCGCTTTCATGGCGCACAATGAGTAGAGCCTGGATGGTCTGCATCCTTATCTGGATCGTGTCCATTGCAAGCAGCACTCCTCTTTTTATGATTGAGCAGACTAAACACATTGCCTTGCTTGGAATCACCACCTGCCATGATGTACAAGACCTGAAGGACCTCCGGGGATTTTACCTGTACTATTTTACCACTTTCATCATGGTTTTCTTTGTGTTACCGCTAATCATTACAACTATCTGTTATATCAGCATTATTTGTACCTTAAGCAGTTCAAGCATCGAAAACTCGTGTAAGAAAACCCGAGCCTTAATCTTGGCCATCGTGGTGCTTTGTGTTTTCATCATATGCTTTGGGCCGAGCAATATCCTCTTCCTAATACATTACTTGTACTTCAGCCATGGAGACAACCAGTGTCTGTACTTTGTCTATATTGTGTGTGCCTGCATTAGCAGTGTCAATTGCTGTCTGGACCCCATTATATATTACTATGGCTCCAGCCAGTGTCAGAAGTATTTGTATAGTTTGGTGTGTTGTAAGAAGTTGGACGATCCTATAAGCAGCAGTGCTCACCTAATGAGCAATGCAAGTAAAAATGAGACGGGTGTCAGCACTGCAAAAAATAGTGTCTACCGTAAACTTCTGACCTAA